In a genomic window of Blattabacterium cuenoti:
- a CDS encoding valine--tRNA ligase produces MDIPIKYNPKSVEKKRYHYWIKGNYFSSYPDDRIPYTIIMPPPNITGTLHIGHMLNNTIQDVLIRYARMKGYNTCWVPGVDHASIATEAKVVHNLKKRGLSKFFLGREKFLYHVIEWSKKHKNIIFDQIRKLGCSCDWNRTQFTMNSKLSQSVTKVFIDLYDKGYIYRDYHVVNWDTEAQTTLSDEEVSYKEHIGKLYYLKYKIKGEEDYITIATTRPETIFGDTAICFHPDDSRFHHLKGKYAEIPIINRYIPIIQDSYVDPNFGTGCLKITPAHDIYDKNIADKHRLDVINIFNKNGTLNERGLHYQGMDRFKVRKKIIEELNNLKVVKNIENFNHKVGFSERTLSVVEQRLSLQWFLKMKKISIPAIEAVKNGDIQFYPKKFRKTYFKWMNQIRDWNISRQLWWGHRIPVFFYGKKLNDFVVAENLEKALEKAKFKSKNPYLNRHEMWQETDVLDTWFSSWLLPLSVFNGIYHPDNHEICYYYPTEEIVTGSDILFFWVARMIISGFLFKNYKPFKRVYFTGIVRDHKNNKISKSLNNSPDPIDLMNKYGADAIRMGLMLNSSAGKDFHFEEKICSQGRNFSNKIWNVFRLIKSWKIIKNQEIPDSSLLAIKWFKNRFYYVLNIFEKNFMEYKLDKSLMILYKLVWYDFSSYYLEIIKPVSNKYIPEIVYLNTVKYLENILKLLHPYMPFISEEIWSFLRKRDRKEALIVSSWPEKKFYDYDILEAFSKAREIISQIRNIRNQNHISYKKSLVLFSIRKREKEEKKYDSIILKLASLSKIIPVSKKPENIPFFSFFIDKDLFFLSLDDKICYSKHIVKIEKKIQYFYNLLSMIRKNLYNSKYVSSVPEILLMKERKKENDILNKINRFKEYLEYLKNIKKK; encoded by the coding sequence ATGGATATTCCAATTAAATATAATCCCAAATCTGTTGAAAAAAAAAGATATCATTATTGGATAAAAGGAAATTATTTTTCATCATATCCAGATGATAGGATTCCTTATACTATAATTATGCCTCCACCTAATATAACTGGAACACTTCATATAGGACATATGCTTAATAATACGATACAGGATGTTTTAATCAGATATGCCAGAATGAAAGGATATAATACTTGTTGGGTTCCAGGAGTGGATCATGCGTCTATTGCTACGGAAGCTAAAGTTGTTCACAATTTAAAAAAAAGAGGATTATCTAAATTTTTTTTAGGAAGAGAAAAATTTTTATATCATGTTATAGAATGGTCTAAAAAACATAAAAATATTATTTTTGATCAAATTAGAAAACTTGGATGTTCATGTGATTGGAATCGAACCCAGTTTACAATGAATTCAAAATTATCTCAATCTGTCACAAAAGTTTTTATCGATTTATACGATAAAGGATACATATATAGGGATTATCATGTTGTTAATTGGGATACAGAAGCTCAAACTACTCTTTCTGATGAAGAAGTTTCTTATAAAGAACATATTGGAAAACTTTATTATTTAAAATATAAAATAAAAGGAGAAGAGGATTATATAACTATAGCTACAACTCGTCCTGAAACCATATTTGGTGATACAGCAATTTGTTTTCATCCAGACGATTCACGTTTTCATCATTTAAAAGGAAAATATGCTGAAATTCCAATAATAAATAGATACATTCCAATTATACAGGATTCGTATGTAGATCCTAATTTTGGAACTGGATGTTTAAAAATCACTCCGGCTCATGATATATATGATAAAAATATAGCGGATAAACATAGATTAGATGTCATTAATATTTTTAATAAAAATGGAACTTTAAATGAAAGAGGACTTCATTATCAAGGAATGGATCGCTTTAAAGTAAGAAAAAAAATTATAGAAGAACTCAACAATTTGAAAGTTGTAAAAAATATAGAAAACTTTAATCATAAAGTAGGTTTTTCGGAACGAACTTTATCAGTTGTTGAACAAAGATTATCTCTTCAGTGGTTTTTAAAAATGAAGAAAATATCTATTCCTGCTATAGAAGCTGTAAAAAATGGAGATATTCAATTTTATCCCAAAAAATTTCGTAAAACTTATTTTAAATGGATGAATCAAATCCGTGATTGGAATATATCTAGGCAATTATGGTGGGGTCATCGTATTCCTGTTTTCTTTTACGGTAAAAAACTTAATGATTTTGTAGTTGCAGAAAATTTAGAAAAGGCATTGGAAAAAGCAAAATTTAAAAGTAAAAATCCATATTTAAATCGTCATGAAATGTGGCAAGAGACAGATGTTCTTGATACTTGGTTTTCTTCTTGGTTATTACCTTTATCTGTCTTTAATGGTATTTATCATCCTGATAATCACGAAATTTGTTATTATTATCCTACGGAGGAAATAGTTACAGGTTCAGATATTTTATTTTTTTGGGTTGCACGTATGATCATATCTGGTTTCTTATTTAAAAATTATAAACCCTTTAAAAGGGTTTATTTTACTGGAATTGTTAGAGATCATAAAAATAATAAAATATCAAAATCATTAAATAATTCTCCAGATCCTATAGATCTAATGAACAAATATGGAGCAGATGCTATTCGTATGGGCCTTATGCTTAATAGTAGTGCAGGAAAAGATTTTCATTTTGAAGAAAAGATATGTTCACAAGGAAGAAATTTTTCTAATAAAATATGGAATGTTTTTCGTCTCATAAAAAGTTGGAAAATAATAAAAAACCAAGAAATTCCTGATTCTTCTTTACTTGCTATTAAATGGTTTAAAAATCGTTTTTATTATGTTTTGAATATATTTGAAAAAAACTTTATGGAATATAAATTAGACAAATCATTAATGATTTTATATAAACTTGTATGGTATGATTTCTCTTCTTATTACCTTGAGATTATTAAACCTGTTTCTAATAAATACATACCAGAAATAGTGTATTTAAATACTGTTAAATATCTTGAAAATATATTAAAATTATTACATCCATATATGCCTTTTATTTCAGAAGAAATTTGGTCTTTTCTTAGGAAAAGAGATCGAAAAGAAGCTCTAATTGTTTCTTCTTGGCCTGAAAAGAAATTTTATGATTATGATATTTTAGAAGCTTTTTCAAAAGCTAGAGAAATAATATCTCAGATACGTAATATTAGGAATCAAAATCATATCTCTTATAAAAAAAGTCTTGTTTTATTTTCTATAAGAAAAAGAGAAAAGGAAGAAAAAAAATATGATTCTATTATATTAAAATTAGCAAGTTTGAGTAAAATAATTCCTGTTTCAAAAAAACCTGAAAATATACCGTTTTTTTCTTTTTTTATAGATAAAGATTTATTTTTTTTATCTTTAGATGATAAAATATGTTATTCAAAACACATAGTTAAAATTGAAAAAAAAATCCAATATTTTTATAATTTATTATCTATGATTAGAAAAAATTTATATAATAGTAAATATGTGAGTTCTGTACCTGAGATTTTGCTTATGAAAGAAAGAAAAAAAGAAAATGATATATTAAATAAAATTAACCGATTCAAAGAATATTTAGAATATTTAAAAAATATAAAAAAAAAATAA
- a CDS encoding dihydrofolate reductase produces MKLILISAVSKNGFIGKNNKLMWHLPNDLKRFKNLTIGETILMGRKTFESIGKILPKRKNIILTKNSNLHVLKKNEKNIKIISSIKQIENLTYKKIFVIGGEKTYISTIEKADIIEMTLIHEKFYGDALFPKIDPNKWKKIYEFFYEKDENHSVNYSFIKFVKNK; encoded by the coding sequence ATGAAATTAATACTAATTTCTGCCGTTTCTAAAAACGGATTTATAGGTAAAAACAACAAATTAATGTGGCATTTACCTAATGATTTAAAACGTTTTAAAAATTTAACTATAGGAGAAACAATTTTAATGGGTAGAAAAACTTTTGAATCTATCGGAAAAATACTTCCGAAAAGAAAAAATATTATACTAACAAAAAATAGTAATTTACATGTTTTAAAAAAAAATGAAAAGAATATTAAAATCATTTCCTCTATCAAACAAATAGAAAATCTAACGTACAAAAAAATATTTGTTATAGGAGGAGAAAAAACATATATTTCTACAATTGAAAAAGCAGATATTATAGAAATGACATTGATTCATGAAAAATTTTATGGAGATGCTCTATTTCCAAAAATAGATCCGAACAAATGGAAAAAAATATATGAATTTTTTTATGAAAAAGATGAAAATCATTCTGTGAATTACAGTTTTATTAAATTCGTAAAAAATAAATAG
- a CDS encoding bifunctional nuclease family protein, with amino-acid sequence MDQFIRLAIRGISLSQIQSGIYVLLLEEESGKIKLPIIIESLQAQSIASALGKRDLSRSFTHDLFLSFAKEFHIKLKAVVIYKLVNGIFFSYILLEGDHIIEEQGKKMKKEHKIDSKTSDAVALAVRFQAPIYTTKEIFDKAGIYFENGFPKENDTYETGMDNNKNSEFIFYKEKSQKDLENMTEKDLNALLDHAVVNECYELAARIKKELDRRE; translated from the coding sequence ATGGATCAATTTATTAGATTAGCTATAAGGGGAATATCCTTAAGTCAAATACAATCAGGAATATATGTTTTATTACTTGAAGAAGAATCTGGAAAAATTAAACTTCCGATTATCATAGAAAGTTTACAAGCTCAATCTATTGCTTCTGCTTTAGGTAAAAGAGATCTATCCAGATCTTTTACTCATGATTTATTTCTTTCTTTTGCAAAAGAATTTCATATTAAATTAAAAGCGGTAGTTATATATAAATTAGTAAATGGAATATTTTTTTCCTATATTTTATTAGAAGGAGATCATATAATAGAAGAACAAGGAAAAAAAATGAAAAAAGAACATAAAATAGATTCAAAAACATCAGACGCTGTTGCTTTAGCAGTACGATTTCAAGCTCCTATTTATACAACAAAAGAAATTTTTGATAAAGCCGGAATTTATTTTGAAAATGGATTTCCTAAAGAAAATGATACTTATGAAACAGGTATGGATAATAATAAAAACAGTGAATTTATTTTTTATAAAGAAAAAAGTCAAAAAGATTTAGAAAATATGACAGAAAAAGATTTAAATGCTTTATTAGATCATGCAGTGGTTAATGAATGTTATGAACTTGCGGCACGAATAAAAAAAGAATTAGATAGAAGAGAATAA
- a CDS encoding pyruvate dehydrogenase complex E1 component subunit beta — protein sequence MKDKSFREVIAEAMSEEMRRDETVYLMGEEVAQYNGAYKASKGMLEEFGPKRVIDTPISELGFSGIGVGSAMNGCRPIIEFMTFNFSLVAMDQIINNAAKIRYMSGGQWNIPIVFRGPTGSAGQLGATHSQSFESWYASCPGLKVIIPCNPYDAKGLLKSAIRDNNPVIFMESEQMYSDRMMIPNKEYTIPIGKASIKKKGNDVSLVSFGKFMKTALNIAYKLEKENNISVEVIDIRTIRPLDYESILFSVQKTNRLVILEESWPFSSVASEISYFIQEKAFDYLDAPINRITLLDTPAPYASNLVKIWFPNEEKIINAIKKTLYL from the coding sequence ATGAAAGACAAAAGTTTTCGTGAAGTTATAGCAGAAGCTATGAGTGAAGAAATGAGAAGAGATGAAACTGTTTATCTTATGGGCGAAGAAGTTGCTCAATATAACGGAGCTTATAAAGCTTCTAAAGGTATGTTAGAAGAATTTGGACCAAAAAGAGTTATTGATACACCTATATCAGAATTAGGATTTTCTGGAATTGGAGTAGGATCCGCCATGAATGGATGTAGACCTATTATTGAATTCATGACTTTTAATTTTTCTTTGGTTGCCATGGATCAAATTATTAATAATGCAGCAAAAATACGTTATATGAGTGGAGGACAATGGAATATTCCCATCGTTTTTAGAGGACCTACTGGTTCCGCTGGACAATTAGGGGCAACACATTCCCAATCTTTTGAAAGTTGGTATGCCAGTTGTCCTGGATTAAAAGTAATAATTCCATGTAATCCTTATGACGCAAAAGGACTTTTAAAATCTGCTATTAGAGATAACAATCCAGTGATTTTTATGGAATCTGAACAAATGTATAGCGATAGAATGATGATTCCAAATAAAGAATATACCATTCCTATTGGAAAAGCTTCTATAAAAAAAAAGGGGAATGATGTCAGTTTAGTATCTTTTGGAAAGTTTATGAAAACAGCATTAAACATAGCATATAAATTGGAAAAAGAAAACAATATTAGTGTAGAAGTCATAGATATTCGTACTATACGTCCATTAGATTATGAATCTATTTTATTTTCTGTTCAAAAAACTAATCGTTTAGTAATTTTGGAAGAATCATGGCCCTTTTCATCTGTAGCTTCTGAAATTTCATATTTTATACAAGAAAAAGCTTTTGATTATCTCGATGCTCCTATTAACAGAATAACTTTATTAGATACACCTGCTCCTTATGCATCTAATTTAGTAAAAATTTGGTTTCCTAATGAAGAAAAAATAATTAACGCCATAAAAAAAACTCTTTATTTATAA
- the metF gene encoding methylenetetrahydrofolate reductase [NAD(P)H], whose translation MKVTEHLFKTKKSLFSFEILPPLRGHDIKDIFSTLDPLMEFCPPFIDVTYHREEFFYVEKDNGFLQRKKISRRPGTVGICAAIMNKYGVDAVPHLICGGFNKQMTENALIDLNFLGIDNVLVLRGDPIKYEKSFIPKKDGHKYAVELVQQVTNLNLGKYLDQTFVEKKDTPLFDFCIGVAGYPEKHLEAPNIESDLFFLKKKVEAGADYIVTQMFFDNKKFFSFVKKCRSVGISVPIIPGIKPISSKKQLNILPSRFYLNIPNELVKEVEKAKNKKNVFHIGIEWAIHQSKELKNSGVEVIHYYTMDKPENIYNIVKAIY comes from the coding sequence ATGAAAGTGACTGAGCATCTATTTAAAACAAAAAAAAGTTTGTTTTCTTTTGAAATATTACCTCCTTTAAGAGGACACGATATTAAAGATATTTTTTCTACATTAGATCCATTAATGGAATTTTGTCCTCCTTTTATTGATGTGACTTATCATCGAGAAGAATTTTTTTATGTAGAAAAAGATAATGGATTTTTACAAAGAAAAAAAATTTCAAGACGTCCAGGAACAGTTGGTATTTGTGCGGCTATTATGAATAAATATGGAGTCGATGCGGTTCCTCATTTAATTTGTGGTGGATTTAATAAACAAATGACGGAAAATGCTTTAATAGACTTGAATTTTTTGGGGATAGATAATGTTTTAGTTCTTAGAGGAGACCCTATTAAATATGAAAAAAGTTTTATTCCGAAAAAGGATGGACATAAATATGCAGTAGAGCTTGTACAACAAGTTACAAACTTAAACTTAGGAAAATATCTTGATCAAACTTTTGTTGAAAAAAAAGATACTCCATTATTTGATTTTTGTATTGGAGTAGCAGGATATCCAGAAAAACATTTAGAAGCTCCAAATATTGAAAGTGATTTATTTTTTTTGAAAAAGAAAGTAGAAGCAGGAGCTGATTATATTGTGACTCAAATGTTTTTTGATAATAAAAAATTTTTTTCTTTTGTAAAGAAATGTAGATCAGTGGGTATTTCTGTCCCTATTATACCTGGAATAAAACCTATTTCTTCTAAAAAACAGTTAAATATTCTTCCATCTCGTTTTTATTTAAATATTCCTAATGAATTAGTAAAAGAAGTAGAAAAAGCGAAAAATAAAAAAAATGTTTTCCACATTGGAATTGAATGGGCTATTCATCAATCTAAAGAATTAAAAAATTCTGGAGTAGAAGTCATTCATTATTATACAATGGATAAACCAGAGAACATATACAATATTGTTAAAGCTATTTATTGA
- the serS gene encoding serine--tRNA ligase translates to MLRTSFIRKNKEKVLLGLEKRNFQKLYLINEILILDEKKKIVQNILNKTLEKENLISKKIGQILNSYNDHSQIKSLKEKSVFFKTERMNIHIQLKKISEILENKLNQIPNIPDEKVKKYFEKNDILFQEGKISCSIINPLPHWELSKKFCLFDINLGTKICGSGFPVYIGKGAKLQRSLIQYFLDKNIQASYKEYSLPYLINEKSGYSTGQIPDKENQMYFIEKDNFYLIPTGEIPIMNCYRDKILTNLELPIKATTYTSCFRREAGSYGSKVRGLNRLHQFEKVEIIQITTPDTSSLFLEEMILHVKNILQSLNLPFRLIRLNGPNLGFSSAITYDFEVYSIAQKKWLEVSSISNCTNFQSNRLHLRYKTVTGNIDFCHTLNGSALALPRIMSTLLENNQTENKINIPKVLIPYTKFDHIK, encoded by the coding sequence ATGCTTAGAACTTCTTTTATACGAAAAAACAAAGAAAAAGTTTTGTTGGGTCTAGAAAAACGTAATTTTCAAAAATTATATTTGATAAATGAAATATTAATCTTAGACGAAAAAAAAAAAATAGTTCAAAATATTCTAAATAAGACATTAGAAAAAGAAAATTTAATTTCAAAAAAAATAGGTCAAATTTTAAACTCATATAATGATCATTCCCAAATTAAATCTTTAAAAGAAAAATCTGTTTTTTTTAAAACAGAAAGAATGAATATTCATATTCAATTAAAAAAAATTTCAGAAATTTTAGAAAATAAATTAAATCAGATTCCTAATATTCCTGATGAAAAAGTAAAAAAATATTTTGAAAAAAATGATATTCTTTTTCAAGAGGGAAAAATTTCTTGTTCCATTATCAATCCTCTTCCTCACTGGGAATTATCGAAAAAATTTTGTTTGTTTGATATAAATTTGGGTACAAAAATATGTGGATCAGGTTTTCCTGTCTATATAGGAAAAGGAGCAAAATTGCAAAGAAGTTTAATTCAATATTTTTTGGACAAAAATATTCAAGCTTCGTATAAAGAATATAGTTTGCCTTATCTTATTAATGAAAAATCTGGATATTCCACAGGACAAATTCCGGATAAAGAAAACCAAATGTATTTTATAGAAAAAGATAACTTTTATTTGATTCCTACTGGAGAAATTCCTATTATGAATTGCTATAGAGATAAAATTCTTACAAATTTAGAACTTCCTATTAAAGCCACTACTTATACTTCTTGTTTTAGAAGAGAAGCCGGTTCTTATGGTTCTAAAGTTAGAGGTCTAAACAGATTACATCAATTTGAAAAAGTAGAAATAATTCAAATAACTACACCAGATACTTCTTCTCTCTTTTTAGAAGAAATGATTTTACATGTAAAAAATATTTTACAATCTTTAAATTTACCTTTTCGTCTTATTCGTTTAAATGGACCAAATCTTGGGTTTTCTTCTGCTATAACTTATGACTTCGAAGTATATTCTATAGCGCAAAAAAAATGGCTGGAAGTTAGTTCTATCTCAAATTGTACTAATTTTCAGTCTAATAGATTACATCTTCGATATAAAACTGTTACAGGAAATATAGATTTTTGTCATACTCTTAATGGAAGTGCATTAGCTTTACCACGAATTATGTCTACTTTATTAGAAAATAACCAAACTGAAAATAAAATTAATATTCCTAAAGTTTTGATTCCTTATACAAAATTTGATCATATTAAATAA